One segment of candidate division KSB1 bacterium DNA contains the following:
- a CDS encoding DUF3225 domain-containing protein, which produces MKTIWLIIIWILFFSCIRQTEIDESKIKQQVISVIQKSEQDWNGGSIESFMESYLRSDSLRFASGGSVNYGWQPVLERYKQRYQDKAAMGHLTFSELHITVISADAALVFGRYTLERENDEPTGLFTLLFRKTEDGWRIVHDHTSSETN; this is translated from the coding sequence ATGAAGACCATCTGGTTAATTATAATTTGGATATTGTTTTTTTCCTGCATACGGCAAACCGAAATTGACGAATCTAAAATCAAACAGCAGGTGATTTCGGTCATACAAAAATCAGAACAGGACTGGAACGGAGGCAGCATCGAAAGTTTCATGGAAAGCTACCTTCGTTCTGATTCCCTGCGTTTTGCCAGTGGCGGCAGCGTGAACTATGGCTGGCAGCCGGTTCTCGAAAGGTACAAACAGAGATACCAGGACAAAGCTGCAATGGGACACTTGACATTCAGCGAACTGCATATCACCGTCATTTCTGCCGACGCTGCACTTGTTTTCGGCAGGTATACTCTTGAACGAGAAAATGACGAACCGACCGGTTTGTTCACCCTTCTATTTCGTAAAACCGAAGATGGCTGGCGGATTGTGCACGATCACACTTCATCGGAAACTAATTAA